One Desulfobotulus mexicanus DNA window includes the following coding sequences:
- the nifJ gene encoding pyruvate:ferredoxin (flavodoxin) oxidoreductase — MSKKMMTIDGNTAAAHVAYAFSDMAAIYPITPSSPIGEIADAWAADGRKNIFGQAVTVRQMQSEAGAAGAVHGALAAGTYTSTFTASQGLLLMIPNMYKMAGELLPTVFHVTARAVAAHALSIFGDHQDVMACRQTGFALLCSNSVQEAMDMALVAHLAAIEGRIPFLHFFDGFRTSHEVQKIEAIDYEDMAKLVNREAVAEFKHHAMNPEHPEIRGTAQNPDIYFQGREACNIFYDELPHVVTDYMKKVSALTGRQYNLFDYVGHPEAERVIVAMGSACETIEETIDYLLEKGERVGLIKVRLYRPFVNEAFLAALPSTVERITVLDRTKEPGAIGEPLYLDVCTAFMEHGEAPGIVGGRYGLGSKEFTPSMVKTVYDNMKGFAPKNHFTIGITDDVTHTSLEVKEQIDTAPKGTVRCKFYGLGSDGTVGANKTAIKIIGDHTDLYAQAYFSYDSKKSGGITVSHLRFGKTPIKSTYLVNTPDFVAVHKXNYVQLYDVLDGIMDGGTFLLNTHWTAEELENELPADMRRTIAXKNIKVYTIDAVKIASEIGLGNRINMVMQTAFFKLSGVLPFEEAIDLLKKDIAKTYGNKGEAIVSMNIKAVEKALDALVAIPVPASWATAVSGTAGDRDEPEFIQNVMRPILAQKGDDLPVSAFSPDGVFPVGTTLYEKRGVAIAVPEWIMDNCIQCNQCSYVCPHAAIIPILATDDELEGAPADFKVMEAKGKELEGMKFRIQVNTLDCYGCGNCVDICPAKTPALVMKPLETQTAVEVPNHEFSLTVPFKTGIMNRESVKGSQFVQPLMEFSGACAGCGETPYVKLLTQLFGERMFISNATGCSSIWGGSAPSAPYCTNEDGHGPTWGNSLFEDAAEFGYGKMIAVKHRREGIAQLVTEALELDLDADIKTAMQEWLNTMWDGKQSAVTGRRMEAALATAPAHDIIDQILDQADLFVKKSHWIFGGDGWAYDIGFGGLDHVLASGEDINILVMDTEVYSNTGGQSSKATPTGAIAKFAASGKKTAKKDLGRMMMSYGYVYVASVSMGANKQQVLKAFVEAENYPGPSIVICYAPCINQGIKKGMGKTQEEMKLAVESGYWPLYRFNPLLEEEGKNPFVLECKAPDGTLQEFLSGENRFAVLEKTFPEESKKLRASIEDQYNRRYAALKYMADAKGSAE, encoded by the coding sequence ATGTCTAAAAAAATGATGACCATCGACGGCAATACCGCAGCAGCTCACGTGGCCTATGCCTTCAGTGACATGGCCGCTATTTATCCCATTACCCCCTCTTCCCCCATCGGTGAAATTGCCGATGCCTGGGCAGCAGACGGACGAAAAAATATCTTTGGTCAGGCTGTAACCGTACGCCAGATGCAGTCCGAAGCCGGTGCAGCCGGTGCCGTACACGGAGCCCTTGCCGCAGGAACATACACTTCCACATTCACGGCATCCCAGGGTCTTCTGCTCATGATCCCCAACATGTACAAAATGGCAGGCGAACTTCTGCCCACAGTCTTCCATGTAACGGCCCGTGCCGTGGCAGCCCATGCCCTTTCCATCTTCGGGGATCATCAGGATGTCATGGCCTGTCGTCAGACAGGCTTTGCCCTGCTCTGTTCCAATTCCGTGCAGGAAGCCATGGACATGGCTCTGGTTGCCCACCTTGCAGCCATTGAAGGAAGAATACCCTTCCTCCACTTCTTTGACGGCTTCCGTACCTCCCATGAGGTTCAGAAAATTGAAGCCATTGATTATGAAGACATGGCAAAGCTTGTGAACCGTGAAGCAGTAGCAGAGTTCAAGCACCATGCCATGAACCCCGAGCATCCTGAAATCCGCGGTACTGCCCAGAACCCGGACATCTACTTCCAGGGYCGTGAAGCCTGCAACATATTCTATGATGAACTGCCCCATGTGGTTACAGACTACATGAAAAAGGTCTCCGCACTTACGGGAAGACAGTACAATCTCTTTGATTATGTGGGTCATCCCGAAGCGGAACGTGTAATTGTTGCCATGGGTTCTGCCTGTGAAACCATTGAAGAGACCATTGATTATCTCCTTGAAAAAGGCGAACGCGTAGGTCTTATCAAAGTTCGTCTCTACCGTCCCTTTGTGAACGAGGCCTTCCTTGCTGCCCTGCCCTCCACTGTAGAGCGCATCACCGTACTCGACCGCACCAAAGAGCCGGGTGCCATTGGTGAGCCCCTYTACCTTGATGTCTGCACTGCCTTCATGGAGCACGGCGAAGCCCCCGGTATCGTGGGYGGACGCTATGGTCTGGGTTCCAAGGAATTCACACCCTCCATGGTTAAAACCGTTTATGACAACATGAAGGGCTTTGCCCCCAAAAACCACTTCACCATCGGCATMACMGATGATGTGACCCACACCTCCCTTGAGGTAAAAGAGCAGATTGATACCGCTCCCAAAGGTACGGTTCGCTGCAAGTTCTACGGCCTTGGTTCCGATGGTACCGTAGGTGCCAACAAAACCGCCATCAAGATTATCGGCGACCATACGGATCTTTATGCTCAGGCATACTTCTCCTATGACTCCAAAAAATCCGGCGGCATCACCGTCAGCCATCTTCGTTTTGGTAAAACCCCCATCAAGTCCACCTACCTTGTCAACACCCCGGACTTTGTGGCTGTACAYAAARCCAATTATGTACAGCTTTATGATGTRCTGGATGGCATTATGGACGGCGGCACCTTCCTGCTCAACACCCACTGGACAGCWGAAGAGCTGGAAAATGAGCTGCCTGCRGATATGCGCCGKACCATTGCAGMAAAAAACATCAAGGTTTACACCATAGATGCCGTGAAAATCGCCTCTGAAATCGGCCTTGGTAACCGCATCAACATGGTTATGCAAACCGCCTTCTTCAAGCTTTCCGGCGTACTGCCCTTTGAAGAAGCYATTGATCTCCTTAAAAAAGACATTGCCAAAACCTATGGCAACAAGGGTGAGGCCATCGTTTCCATGAACATTAAAGCCGTGGAAAAGGCTCTGGATGCTCTGGTTGCAATACCCGTTCCCGCTTCATGGGCAACGGCGGTCAGCGGAACCGCAGGAGACAGGGACGAGCCCGAATTCATCCAGAATGTCATGCGCCCGATTCTCGCCCAGAAAGGTGATGACCTTCCCGTATCAGCCTTCTCTCCCGACGGCGTCTTCCCCGTAGGCACCACCCTTTATGAAAAACGCGGTGTTGCCATCGCCGTACCCGAATGGATCATGGATAACTGCATCCAGTGCAACCAGTGCTCCTATGTCTGCCCCCATGCAGCCATCATCCCCATTCTCGCCACAGATGACGAGCTGGAAGGTGCCCCCGCAGACTTTAAAGTCATGGAAGCCAAGGGCAAAGAGCTGGAAGGCATGAAGTTCCGCATTCAGGTCAACACCCTTGACTGCTACGGCTGCGGTAACTGTGTGGACATCTGCCCCGCCAAAACTCCGGCTCTGGTCATGAAGCCCCTGGAAACCCAGACTGCAGTGGAAGTACCCAACCACGAGTTCTCCCTCACCGTGCCCTTCAAGACCGGCATTATGAACAGGGAATCCGTAAAAGGCTCCCAGTTTGTTCAGCCCCTCATGGAGTTCTCCGGTGCCTGCGCAGGCTGTGGCGAGACACCCTATGTAAAACTTCTCACCCAGCTCTTTGGTGAGCGCATGTTCATCTCCAACGCCACGGGATGTTCCTCCATCTGGGGCGGCAGTGCGCCCAGCGCACCCTACTGCACCAATGAAGACGGACACGGACCCACCTGGGGTAACTCCCTCTTTGAGGATGCAGCTGAGTTCGGCTACGGCAAGATGATTGCCGTCAAGCACCGTCGTGAAGGCATAGCCCAGCTTGTAACTGAAGCCCTTGAACTGGATCTGGATGCTGACATTAAAACCGCCATGCAGGAATGGCTGAATACCATGTGGGACGGCAAGCAGTCCGCTGTAACAGGACGCCGCATGGAAGCTGCCCTGGCAACGGCCCCTGCCCATGATATCATCGATCAGATCCTGGATCAGGCAGACCTCTTTGTGAAAAAATCCCACTGGATCTTCGGTGGTGACGGCTGGGCCTATGACATCGGGTTCGGCGGCCTTGACCATGTTCTGGCTTCAGGAGAAGACATCAATATCCTTGTCATGGATACGGAAGTTTACTCCAACACCGGCGGTCAGTCTTCCAAGGCAACRCCTACGGGTGCCATTGCAAAGTTTGCCGCATCCGGCAAGAAAACGGCCAAAAAAGACCTTGGCCGCATGATGATGAGCTACGGCTATGTGTATGTAGCYTCCGTATCCATGGGTGCCAACAAGCAGCAGGTGCTTAAAGCCTTTGTGGAAGCAGAAAACTACCCCGGACCTTCCATTGTAATCTGCTATGCCCCCTGCATCAATCAGGGCATCAAAAAGGGTATGGGCAAGACTCAGGAAGAAATGAAGCTGGCCGTAGAATCAGGTTACTGGCCGCTTTACCGCTTCAATCCCCTGCTGGAAGAAGAGG